The Panicum virgatum strain AP13 chromosome 5K, P.virgatum_v5, whole genome shotgun sequence genome has a window encoding:
- the LOC120706595 gene encoding uncharacterized protein LOC120706595 → MGREAGRGAGADGGGPPPAAGSEAESLRDRVSSAPSSSSRPRARPSCWGGIRIRRVRRGRSGAGGGRGEHDAAPAVRTVSTSRVCGGGGGRADAAAGARSLLQRNDFYCDDCNTHR, encoded by the coding sequence ATGGGGCGGGAGGCAGGCAGGGGAGCCGGCGCTGACGGCGGCGGTcccccgccggccgcggggAGCGAGGCCGAGAGCCTCCGGGACAGGGTGTCCtccgctccctcctcctcctccaggccCCGCGCCCGCCCTTCGTGCTGGGGAGGCATCAGGATTCGCCGGGTGCGCCGGGGCAGgagcggagcgggcggcggccgcggcgagcacgACGCGGCTCCGGCCGTCAGGACGGTCTCCACCTCGcgcgtgtgcggcggcggcggcggcagggcggacgcggcggccggggccagGTCCCTCCTCCAACGCAACGATTTCTACTGCGACGACTGCAACACGCACAGGTAG
- the LOC120709735 gene encoding armadillo repeat-containing X-linked protein 2-like yields the protein MVEQLGCVDAMARHPPPHRPPAASAAVHARHARPPQPRPCYERGKGRREAPPPHVVPCVAVAGKGAMRAERRRPPAAPRRAELKAAGGMEGGRQHRAAHRARRALPATPTMRTATTAARRASAMAAARAHCIRGPARSDVPAAAMPRALTCHGERGKERGKGGAGGRPRHQVRSRGTVARAEAEHGGGVQSVVAVALPSPALTLRRLRPDAAEEEDGQRERAAGEDERGEETCRRGGGRSARESR from the coding sequence ATGGTAGAGCAGCTGGGGTGCGTGGACGCCATGGCGCGCCACCCTCCTCCGCACCGCCCGCCCGCTGCATCTGCGGCCGTGCACGCTCGCCATGCCCGCCCGCCACAGCCGCGGCCCTGCTACGAGAGGGGAAAGGGGAGaagggaggcgccgccgccgcacgtggTCCCGTGTGTCGCCGTGGCAGGGAAGGGGGCGATGAGGGCtgagcgccgccgtccgccggccgCACCGAGAAGGGCCGAGCTCAAGGCAGCCGGAGGTATGGAGGGAGGGAGACAGCACCGGGCAGCGCACCGTGCCCGCAGAGCTCTGCCCGCCACGCCCACGATGCGCACCGCCACCACTGCGGCCCGCCGCGCGTCTGCCATGGCAGCCGCACGCGCCCATTGCATCCGCGGCCCTGCGCGCTCCGATGTGCCCGCAGCAGCTATGCCCCGCGCCCTGACGTGCCACGGCGAGAGGGGAAAGGAGCGGGGGAAGGGAGGCgccggaggcaggccgcggcaCCAAGTGCGGAGCCGGGGCACCGTGGCAAGGGCGGAGGCAGAGCACGGTGGAGGGGTACAgagcgtcgtcgccgtcgctctGCCCTCCCCCGCTCTCACCCTCCGCCGCTTGCGCCCGGatgccgcggaggaggaggacggccaaCGCGAGAGGGCCGCCGGGGAGGATGAGCGCGGGGAGGAGACCTGCCGCCGGGGAGGTGGCCGGTCGGCGCGGGAGAGCCGCTGA
- the LOC120706594 gene encoding rhomboid-like protein 14, mitochondrial — protein sequence MGAGMSRGRRRGFGLEASRGMLPLLALQVLLEYGRAGASRPPVTAALLAANTLIYLRPGALHEILPSVARVSFNPQLIIEYGDWMRFFLSPFYHLSESHLFYNMTSLLWKGIQLETSMGSAEFASMVAALLALSQGMTLLMSKGLIFLGDYTAYYDQYAVGFSGVLFAMKVVLNAWSDDFVYLHGMVIPAKYAAWAELILIQVFIPGTSFLGHLGGILAGLVYLWLKRSFNGPDPFTLLVSSITKVVTWPLKFAQKLLRSASSQGRITGRGRVGRRASARETPRGLWRCSTCTYDNSIATDICEMCSTAREDRSFSRRQNHQDGGSGELSVDEIRHRRLQRFDR from the exons ATGGGGGCCGGCATGAgcagaggccggcggcgcggcttcgGCCTCGAGGCGTCGAGGGGGATGCTGCCCCTGCTGGCGCTCCAGGTGCTGCTGGAGTACGGCCGCGCGGGCGCCTCCCGGCCGCCTGTGaccgcggcgctgctcgccgccaaCACGCTGATCTACCTCCGGCCCGGCGCGCTCCACGAGATCCTGCCCTCTGTTGCTCGAGTCTCCTTCAATCCGCAACTCATCATCGAG TATGGTGATTGGATGCGCTTCTTCCTGTCACCTTTCTACCATTTGAGTGAAAGTCACCTCTTCTACAACATGACGTCACTCTTGTGGAAGGGCATACAGCTTGAAACATCAATGGGTAGTGCTGAGTTTGCTTCCATGGTTGCTGCATTGCTTGCCCTGTCTCAGGGTATGACGCTGCTCATGTCAAAGGGCTTAATCTTCCTTGGTGATTATACTGCATATTATGATCAATATGCTGTTGGATTCTCTGGTGTGCTGTTTGCCATGAAGGTCGTGCTGAACGCCTGGTCGGACGATTTTGTGTATCTCCACGGAATGGTTATTCCAGCGAAATATGCTGCCTGGGCTGAGTTAATCCTCATCCAGGTTTTCATTCCTGGGACATCCTTTCTTGGCCATCTTGGTGGGATACTTGCTGGACTGGTTTATCTTTGGCTGAAGCGCTCATTCAACGGGCCGGATCCGTTTACCCTTCTGGTGTCAAGCATTACCAAGGTTGTGACCTGGCCACTGAAATTTGCTCAGAAACTTCTGCGATCTGCCAGTTCACAAGGTCGCATAACAGGTAGGGGCAGGGTTGGGCGCCGTGCATCAGCAAGAGAGACCCCTCGAGGGTTATGGAGATGCTCAACCTGCACCTATGACAACTCAATTGCCACAGACATCTGTGAGATGTGCAGCACTGCACGAGAGGACCGTTCTTTTTCACGGAGACAGAATCATCAAGATGGGGGTAGTGGTGAGCTTTCGGTTGACGAGATACGCCATAGGAGGCTGCAAAGATTTGACAGATGA
- the LOC120706593 gene encoding MADS-box transcription factor 25-like: protein MQAAVQQQQLVEIFSLFPTCFLIKHLPFDSSIIWTSRQVLFGGHPFFADLVGREREREREREREREREREREREVNMGRGKIAIQRIDNRTNRQVTFSKRRSGLMKKARELAILCDADVGLVVFSCAGRLYEFSSSSMKTVIERYQEAREENNCPLLNPISEAKFWQMEVATLRQQVQNLQNNNRKLMGEELSGLTIRDLQFLQSQIEMSLQSVRKKKEQLLAEEIMQLNKKGIVLQKENVELTKEVSIAHQHKIELQKKLSGESTSGDGDQASGSSNKVPGRSTAHDASEHVNLALSIERDADE from the exons ATGCAGGCGGCCGTACAGCAACAACAGCTGGTCgaaatattttctttatttcCAACTTGCTTCCTTATTAAACACCTACCTTTCGATAGCAGCATCATTTGGACCTCTCGGCAGGTATTGTTCGGGGGCCATCCTTTCTTTGCAGATCTCgtcggccgagagagagagagagagagagagagagagagagagagagagagagagagagagagagagagagaggtgaataTGGGGAGAGGGAAGATCGCGATCCAAAGGATCGACAACAGGACCAACCGGCAGGTGACCTTCTCCAAGCGGCGCAGCGGGCTCATGAAGAAGGCCCGGGAGCTCGCCATCCTCTGCGATGCGGATGTCGGGCTCGTCGTCTTCTCCTGCGCCGGCCGCCTCTACGAGTTCAGCAGTTCCAG CATGAAAACGGTAATTGAACGATACCAGGAGGCGAGAGAGGAGAATAATTGCCCGTTGCTAAATCCAATATCTGAGGCAAAG TTTTGGCAGATGGAGGTTGCAACTCTCAGGCAGCAAGTGCAGAACTTACAAAACAATAATCG TAAACTAATGGGAGAGGAACTCTCTGGGTTGACAATTAGAGACTTGCAGTTTCTCCAGAGCCAAATTGAAATGAGTTTGCAATCCGTCAGAAAGAAAAAG GAACAGCTTTTAGCGGAAGAGATCATGCAACTCAACAAAAAG GGTATCGTCCTTCAAAAGGAGAACGTTGAACTTACAAAGGAGGTCAGCATTGCTCATCAGCACAAAATAGAGTTACAGAAGAAG CTTAGTGGCGAAAGCACATCAGGTGACGGTGATCAAGCAAGCGGAAGCTCTAATAAAGTTCCTGGTAGATCAACTGCACATGATGCATCTGAACATGTTAACCTTGCTTTGAGCATAGAAAGAGATGCAGATGAATGA
- the LOC120709736 gene encoding procyclic form-specific polypeptide B-alpha-like — protein sequence MATRRLPSSSLPLLLLLAAAAAAGALGGNSPEADTDPNMVPRSGRSLQQLPQPDPNPQPQPGGNPPPQPQPQPGPQPDPTAPQPQPLPQPDPGQQQPQPGTQPAQNPQAQPDQLLPSGGGSRMMLVNLQDSMCILLPSLGYLLV from the exons ATGGCGACGCGTCGCCTCCCGTCGTCGTCcctcccgctgctgctgctccttgcggcggcggcggcggcaggcgcgcTTGGCGGCAACTCCCCCGAGGCCGACACGGACCCGAACATGGTGCCGCGCTCCGGCCGGAGCCTGCAGCAGCTGCCGCAGCCGGACCCGAACCCACAGCCGCAGCCCGGGGGGAACCCGCCG ccgcagccgcagccgcagcccggGCCGCAGCCAGACCCAACAGCCCCACAGCCGCAGCCCTTGCCGCAGCCGGACCCAGGCCAGCAGCAGCCACAGCCCGGGACGCAGCCGGCTCAGAATCCGCAGGCGCAGCCGGACCAGCTgctcccgagcggcggcgggtcgaGGATGATGCTGGTGAACCTGCAAGACTCCATGTGCATACTTCTCCCAAGTCTTGGCTATCTGTTAGTGTAA
- the LOC120709737 gene encoding verprolin-like gives MARRPCSPRTGELGAAAARRRAPLSLRRELRRPSSPSLPPSVPAAFLPPLSLRRELRRPSSPSLPPSVPAAFLPLPSSLRSPSAASCGGPCGPWRAKAKARAHRRGRRGGGHGSVELPPRIRAPPTLPSISSRRAVGLAGNAPHRRPLLPGSLPWVGAELAAPSPARGASSALQRPAGTVKRVESAIQSPLRRASELPTQWVSVEVALASVYKLK, from the exons atggcgcggcggccttGCTCCCCCCGCACGGGCGAGCTCGGCGCCGCAGCGGCCCGCAGGCGAGCTCCGCTCTCCCTCCGCCGCGAGCTGCGGCGgccttcctccccctcccttcctccctccgtTCCGGCGGCCTTCCTCCCTCCGCTCTCCCTCCGCCGCGAGCTGCGGCGgccttcctccccctcccttcctccctccgtTCCGGCGgccttcctccccctcccttcctccctccgctCTCCCTCCGCCGCGAGCTGCGGCGGGCCTTGcgggccatggcgggcgaaggcgAAGGCCCGCGCGCACCGGCGAGGCaggcgcggaggcggccatGGCTCGGTGGAGCTCCCTCCCCGGATCCGCGCGCCGCCCACCCTCCCCTCCATCTCGAGCCGGCGAGCGGTGGGCCTGGCGGGGAACGCGCCGCACCGAAGGCCCCTCCTCCCCGGCTCACTGCCTTGGGTgggcgccgagctcgccgccccgTCCCCCGCGCGGGGGGCGAGCTCGGCGCTGCAGCGGCCCGCAG GAACTGTAAAACGTGTAGAGAGCGCGATCCAGAGTCCACTGCGGAGAGCCTCAGAGTTGCCGACACAATGGGTGTCAGTTGAA GTAGCTCTTGCTTCCGTGTACAAGCTCAAGTAA